The Carassius gibelio isolate Cgi1373 ecotype wild population from Czech Republic chromosome B11, carGib1.2-hapl.c, whole genome shotgun sequence genomic sequence catgggaggaggaggaggaggctttGAGCGGcactccctctctctttcctctctcactctctccgtCGGGGCTGGAGGAAGGGATCAATGCCGTGAATGGTCCTCCTCTCCTTGCTCACTACTCTAATTATTATTTTCCACCCTGCCACTTGCCAGCCCATGAATAGTCAATACCAAACCAACAGGCAGGAAATGAAGGAGCAGATGCTTAGTTCAGTGCCTGGAGTGAGATTTATTTATCGAGAACTGGTTCCAACCACATGAGACGGACTTTGTTCGCTGCTGAGGATTATGGaaactttctttttctgtttgaaGACTGATGGATTCTCTTTTCGGACTTTCTACGTTTGTCCAGAATGATGAAGTCACTTGTTTAATACTGTGGTTGTAACATTTCACCTTTTTTGAAGACTGTTAGTTTCAGgggacatatttaaaaaaaaaacacattcatcttTTCGCACTGGGAGCAGTTTGCAGATCAACCTGTGTGGAGGGAAGCACATGGTAAACTAAGTGTGTTTTTTTCTCGTCAGGTCATCCCAGCAGTCTTATTTGAGTGCTTCAGAGAGAGCTGCACACACTGGAATAGCTAGAATGTTTCTGTGGGCTGGAAGCAAAGGAGCTCAAGGATCAGGAAGTGAGAGAAGGTAAACTACAATGACTCAACTAACAAACTGACTGGACCACCTGTGTAGCACTAAGCTAAACTATCATTTTCTAGGATCTCTGTAAGGAGGTTGCatgtttgatttcatgttgattttaagtACAGATAATATGGTAATAAACATAATAGTAAAAAatagggttacactttattttaagatgtccttgttaaagtgtaattatacatttaagtaccgagtaatatgatttaattacatgtacttactaccGGTATGGTTAGCGTTAGGATTTGTCTTAAGGTTAATTGCAtgtcattttgcataatttattgttattattataatagtaagtgcatgtaacATGATGTTCTAAATTAATCTgtctaaataaatttaaaatatcacaaaaaaaaacaaaatcatttgtTTAAAAGGGAACATTGTACAGAATAAATGATAATCACTTTGAGATTTAACAGTGCTATTAAATTAggagtgcatttaaaaataagatttaattgAATATTGAATGGCTTAGAAGTAAGGAAATTAACAAAAAGTGACATTGCATTTACAacccttttttaaaaataaattcaaaattaaaacttGAATCAGCCAACCTTTGCATCCCTATAAAACATGCAGCTTCTTCTTAATAAAAATTACTCTCATCATTCTAGAACTGATGCATCTGAGATTATTTAATGAACGGAAATTCATTAACTATTATTAGCAGTTTTAAGTATAACTGCTGTTTTACACGGATTTTACAGTAACAGacaatgtaattttaatgttgaAACTAATTCTGACGTAAACTAATCACAGGAAGTGGCTTGTAAATTTGTAATGCTTTTGACCACTGTACATCACAGTAATTATCAAAAGGTCACTGATAAAGATAGACAGGTTAGATAGCTTGCCTTCACACCCATGCATAATCTTCAAAAGCAATATGACCTGCTGTCAAAGCACGATTAAAGAATCATGAGCTAAATATTTGGAAAGGAACTAACTATGCATATATAACAGTAGCAGATATATGTGTGTCATTGGAGTTCTGAACTTAACCTAAATCCTTTGTCTAAAatagtgttgtttttttgttttgttttgttttttaatgagatAAGGACTAATGAAATGAATCTTGTTATATTAGGTTTGGCAAACACCATGCCTTCATTAATCTACCCCCCCCCTTTCCCCTTTTGTGTGTCTTGTGACTTATGTAACTCTAGCAGGACCTTTTATCAGAAGATTCGTGAGTATGATGTTTTGGAGAAGAGGAGGACAGTCACAGCGCTGAAGGCTGGAGAGGACAGAGCCATTCTCTTAGGCCTCAGCATGATCCTTTTCTCTGCCATGATGTACTTTGTGTTAGGCATCACAATGGTGCGCTCTTACTCAGACAGGTAAAGATGCCCAGACACCTTCTCAAGAACAGTACTGCACAAAAATACACCGAAACCACAGAATTAAAAGGGGCGTTCAGTAATTTCTACCCATTCAAATGCTGAATTGAATAGTAAGACAAACACAAAGGGGAGAAAATACTGTAGCAGGCAGAGAAAGCCCACTGTTCACGATGCACAAAATATCGGCCAATACTGAATTGTGGGTGGGAGTTTATATGAGGGGAAATGACTGTCTTCAGagaagtttagatggtatttttttccACCTCACCTTCATGTTTACACATATTAATGTAGTGTTTAAAAGTGCAgtactgctttgtttacagcggtaacaaATCAAATGCTATAGAGTGTCAGAGAGCCACAATCAGTCCATCTGCGGTTTTTGTTTCATGTAGATATATTTTATGTAGCATAAATTCACAAAGCTTAAGTCAGACCATTCTGACTTAATTCATTCCAAAACTGCTCATGCTAAATGTAACATGTTTCATGCATTCTGATTAATAATAAGGCACACTCAGCGAAAAACCATGGTTAACCATGAAACTGCCAGAAATTTAAAAAACAAcccatacaaataaaaaaaaattagatttggaTTTTTTTGGTCTAACCATCCAGAACTACAGAGTACCTCTAATTAACCTCTAAATTGAAGAAACAAATGTATATACTaatgtattcatatttaattttcaccACAGATGTTTGCAATTTCTGCTATAGATCCTTTTCACAATTTCTAAGTTAAGAAAGCAGAAGTAAACTAAACTTCTATAGAGCgactttatttttgcattataattgattcaaaccaaaaaaaaagtaaaaaaataaaaaaaataactccaACTCTTACTCTAACTTTAACTCTAATTAAACCTTAactctaaattaaaaaatgtaaaacaaggaAAATCATTTCTACAtttcagataaacagacagacagacagatagatagatattcataTTGTTCtccttatttacttatttatgaaaTGCCCCTAAACATGANNNNNNNNNNNNNNNNNNNNNNNNNNNNNNNNNNNNNNNNNNNNNNNNNNNNNNNNNNNNNNNNNNNNNNNNNNNNNNNNNNNNNNNNNNNNNNNNNNNNNNNNNNNNNNNNNNNNNNNNNNNNNNNNNNNNNNNNNNNNNNNNNNNNNNNNNNNNNNNNNNNNNNNNNNNNNNNNNNNNNNNNNNNNNNNNNNNNNNNNNNNNNNNNNNNNNNNNNNNNNNNNNNNNNNNNNNNNNNNNNNNNNNNNNNNNNNNNNNNNNNNNNNNNNNNNNNNNNNNNNNNNNNNNNNNNNNNNNNNNNNNNNNNNNNNNNNNNNNNNNNNNNNNNNNNNNNNNNNNNNNNNNNNNNNNNNNNNNNNNNNNNNNNNNNNNNNNNNNNNNNNNNNNNNNNNNNNNNNNNNNNNNNNNNNNNNNNNNNNNNNNNNNNNNNNNNNNNNNNNNNNNNNNNNNNNNNNNNNNNNNNNNNNNNNNNNNNNNNNNNNNNNNNNNNNNNNNNNNNNgaatggttttgggacgtgacctaaagataacgacgagttaatgatattgagaagcggttcttctgctacaggtaacagctctttcagtaatttagtgggtacaggatctaattagcatgttgttggtttagatacagtgataagtttatttagctctttctgtcctatatttgtaaagcactgcagtttatctttgggtgcgatggatgacgCTGTAGTGTTagagtgttagacgctgtagaatctacattcgctattgtatttctaatgttatctattttatgtTTAGAAGGATTTGGTAATACTTGAGTCattactagtgggttaccatgatcttcattttagaattaattatacattatgcataatttaaCATGTATACAGTAGTTGTTAGTAATTCTCCTGGATATATGAAAAAATAGCAGTTATTGATTACCTAATAGTGAACTACCATTTTCACCTGAGTGCTATTACTTAATCATTAATCAGTTTCTTGTTAATAGTGCATTAGTCATTTGTTCCTGTGTAGTTACTCTTTAATGatggaacagtattctaaagtgttaccttagtTTCTTGTTAGATACTAGAAGTTACGAGAGTGCTAATATTGTGTTACTCATGTGTTCTTATGGTTATTCATTAATGatggaacagtattctaaagtgtcacCCACTAGTTTCTTGATTAACACTGTGAAGCTGTAATGACACATCTGTATTGGTGACATGACTTAGACAATGCAATTTGCTTTATGTGTATAACCAGGTTCATAGTGAATCATTTTCAGCACGAAACCCATGTAAATGTTTCCACTGCCACTGGCTAGGAATTCAGCAATCCTGTCTTGATATAAACTACTTGACATGTTAAATTAAGCAGCAGTTTGATGGTTTTGTGTCAGTATTCATTTATCTTTCCAAGGCCAGTGGATGAGTTACAGGGACAATCCTACAGATTTGGAAATATTTTATGATCAACAGTTATGAGTTTGAGAATGGTCACTGCTCGCTGCCAAAGAAAGCAAGGTCAGACAGCTTTAGAGTGACACCAACAGGCCCAGGACAGATTCCTGATCTAGCAACCTAGTCCCaactattttaaagaaataacagACATCCAAAGTAATACAAATCAAAGCGTGTCTTTTTCCAAAAACTGGGCTGAAGTATGCTGCATTCATTCCCTCCAGTCCATCTGTGAATGTGTCCGTCATTCTGATGCCAGCACTAGATCCAGCTGATGGTCTGGCTGTGTGACTCGGATGGTAAAATATAGCACATCAAAATGAAATTGTGCTGTTTTGGGACTAGCTGTTTATTTATAGACATGACTGTTTTAATGAGAAGACAATAACAATCAACCCAAACCCCCCACCAACAGTAAAACTAAACAGtcagctatacaaataaactgatcCAAAACAGTCTAAGTGGATCTGTCTGATGAATGTCCAAAAACACATCTGTGCACCCTCTTCTGACCAGCACACAGCAGCaccatcccacaatgcactgcacttACACACAGCATCATGCACGTGTGCTGGCGGGGCGTTGCTCTCTCGACAAATATCCTCCAGCTTTAACGGTTGGAATTAGACTTCTTCTCAGTGAATGAAGAAACGGTAAGAAACGCAACTCCTCTGGAAGGCGACAACATACAGAGAGGGACAGAGAGTGGCAAAAGAAGTGAAGCTGAGTAAAAGGACCATGCAATGGCTGACTGAAGCAGCTCCACCGGGCAGTCTGTGCTGTGATCGGCCAATGCATCCGCCAAAAAAATGTGACTTATGATATGTGAAATATTCAAATCCATTTCCAGCGATAATGATCCATAGGCCAGAAACTCTctgtcacacccacacacacaaacacacacgcacacacacacactcctggctCTCTCTGTTTATATTAGTGTTCTCTGGATGCTTGTCCAG encodes the following:
- the LOC127967794 gene encoding calcium-activated potassium channel subunit beta-2 isoform X1, whose amino-acid sequence is MDSLFGLSTFVQNDEVTCLILWSSQQSYLSASERAAHTGIARMFLWAGSKGAQGSGSERSRTFYQKIREYDVLEKRRTVTALKAGEDRAILLGLSMILFSAMMYFVLGITMVRSYSDR
- the LOC127967794 gene encoding calcium-activated potassium channel subunit beta-2 isoform X3, yielding MREQGSSQQSYLSASERAAHTGIARMFLWAGSKGAQGSGSERRTFYQKIREYDVLEKRRTVTALKAGEDRAILLGLSMILFSAMMYFVLGITMVRSYSDR
- the LOC127967794 gene encoding calcium-activated potassium channel subunit beta-2 isoform X2, which translates into the protein MREQGSSQQSYLSASERAAHTGIARMFLWAGSKGAQGSGSERSRTFYQKIREYDVLEKRRTVTALKAGEDRAILLGLSMILFSAMMYFVLGITMVRSYSDR